A window of the Lactuca sativa cultivar Salinas chromosome 5, Lsat_Salinas_v11, whole genome shotgun sequence genome harbors these coding sequences:
- the LOC111902492 gene encoding hyoscyamine 6-dioxygenase — protein sequence MCLPMHAVSSMDVLTSNWSNIQSLPESYVFPLERRPGTNNIPASKDIPIINLENIYGPERPEIVQHIIKASQDFGLFQVINHGVSRDLMDQTMRIFQDFFASPAEFKSRFYSNDLNSSCRLYTSTLNYKNETVHYWRDNLTHRCHPLEDHIIHWPENPSGYRNIIGKYSIEARKFLLTMLELICEGMGLETGYFGGELSKTQLISVNHHIPCPNPSLTLGMPEHCDPNLISMLQQGNISGLQALKDGRWIGIEPLPNAFVVIPGLQLRVISNGKLSSAVHRVVTNSKESRTTIGTFVAPSSDILIRPADSVLKESSLTPLYRGYTYKEFFSMFTGNNCEAERALECFKL from the exons ATGTGTCTTCCAATGCATGCAGTCTCAAGTATGGATGTTCTCACTTCGAACTGGTCCAACATTCAATCTTTACCGGAAAGCTATGTTTTCCCACTTGAACGAAGGCCTGGAACCAATAATATACCAGCATCCAAAGACATTCCGATCATCAATCTAGAAAACATTTATGGCCCTGAACGACCTGAGATCGTTCAACATATTATAAAAGCAAGTCAAGATTTTGGACTTTTTCAG GTGATCAATCATGGAGTTTCGAGGGACTTAATGGATCAAACAATGAGAATTTTTCAAGATTTCTTTGCGTCTCCTGCGGAATTTAAATCGAGATTCTACTCAAACGATTTAAACTCGAGTTGTAGGTTGTACACGAGCACGTTAAACTATAAAAATGAAACGGTTCATTACTGGCGAGACAATTTAACTCACCGGTGTCATCCTCTTGAAGATCATATAATCCATTGGCCTGAAAACCCTTCCGGTTATCG GAATATTATTGGGAAGTACTCGATTGAAGCGAGGAAGTTTTTATTGACAATGTTGGAGCTAATTTGTGAAGGAATGGGGCTCGAAACGGGGTATTTTGGAGGCGAATTGAGCAAGACCCAATTGATATCGGTGAACCATCATATTCCTTGTCCAAATCCAAGTTTAACACTCGGAATGCCCGAACATTGTGACCCTAATCTTATTAGCATGCTTCAACAAGGTAATATTTCTGGACTTCAAGCTCTTAAAGATGGCCGATGGATCGGGATCGAGCCTCTCCCTAATGCTTTCGTTGTGATCCCAGGGCTCCAGTTACGA GTTATAAGCAACGGGAAGCTATCAAGTGCGGTGCACCGAGTGGTGACGAATTCAAAGGAGTCACGGACCACCATCGGGACATTCGTGGCTCCTTCAAGTGACATTTTAATACGACCTGCGGATAGTGTGCTCAAGGAAAGTTCCTTGACACCATTGTATCGAGGTTACACATACAAAGAGTTTTTTAGTATGTTCACGGGTAACAATTGTGAGGCAGAAAGGGCACTTGAGTGTTTTAAGCTATGA